In Elusimicrobiota bacterium, the sequence GCGGCGATATCACGCGCAAGCGGAAGCTTCTCGAGAAGCAAAAAGAGGGAAAGCGCCGAATGAAACAGTTTGGACAAGTGGAAATCCCTCAGGAAGCCTTTATGGCTATTTTGAAACGATAAGATCTTTTCCGTCATCCCCGAGTGACTCTGTCGGGGATCCATCATGCCGTAGGGTAGCTTGTCTGGATTCCCCGCCAGAACCCGCGGGGAATGACGATAGAGAACGAGAACGATTACAATTGGAGGAGTAATGGAAGCGACACTATTCTGGATTGGTTGTGGTTTAGGCGGATACGCTTATCTTCTGCGCAAGATATTCAAGAAAGATTCTTTGATGCAACAGCGCGTGGTAGTGGCCGGCCTGCACCTGTTCTTTCTCGTGGTCGTGGGTGCGCTGGCCGGTTTTGTTCTCAGCGCGTCAATGGAAATCCATGGGCCCACCCCGCGATTCCCTGTAACCGGAGCCGTCATCGGGTTCCTCTGGGCGATTGTCCAGCTCCGCCGTGACACGCGGAAGGACGGGGCCCTCGGTCTGTTGACGGGCGATCTAGAATGGGTCGAGACCTCTTTTTCAGCCATTTTGCTGGCGGCCGTGATCATGTACTCCGTGGTTCAGGCATTTAAGATCCCGTCCAGTTCCATGGAAGACACGCTTCTAATCGGAGACCACCTTTTCGTTAACAAATTCATCTACGGCATCCGGATTCCCTTTACCGATCGTCGCGTTTTGAAGCTGAGGGATGTGCGGCGGGGGGACATCGTCGTGTTTGAAGCCCCTTCGACCGCCCTGCAGTCCCGGGAAGAGCGCGAACAACATGCGCACAAAGACTTTATTAAGCGCGCCATCGGATTGCCGGGAGATGAGATCCGAATCAAGGACAAACACGTCTATATCAACGGTCAACTGCAGGAGGAATCCTACGCCATCTACCGGGACGACAGTATCTGGCCCAATGCATTAAAATCCATGAACGCTGACGAGTATCAGCGGGAATGGGCGTCCGGCGAGTTTTCGATCTTCCGCCGGGATCAGGTGGGGGATACGTTTGGGCCTGTTCGGGTCCCTCCAAACTGCTATTTTGTTATGGGGGACAATCGGGATGGTTCCTTTGATTCGCGTTTCTGGGGCCCGATGCCTAATTCAAATCTGAAAGGAAAAGCCTGGCTGGTGTACTGGCCGATTCGCCGGGTCAAAATAATTCGATGATGACTCCTTCTGAAATCTGGCTGGTTGTTGCGGTGGGCTGCGTCGTGATTGAAATCATCCCGCCGCCGACTCATTTTTTCTTTCTGGGACTCGCACTGGGTGCTTTGGCCGCTTCTGTCGCGGCCTATTTCAGTACCATGGCCTGGCTGCCGTGGACGGTGTTTCTCGTGACATCGGTGGTTTTGATTCCCACGCTCATCCCTCTGGCCAAATTCTTGTTCACGCCGCGGCCGCATGCCTCGAATGTGGACGAGTTGATTAATCAGAAAGCCCTGGTGGTTGAGCCGGTGCGGCCGGAGGCGCCCGGGATCGTCAAGATTGTCGGGGAGGATTGGCGGGCCCTCTCCGAGCAGGATTCTTTCGAAAAGGGGCAATGGGGTCAGGTTATTCGCGTCGAAGGGACGCACGTTATCATCAGGAGGATTTACTAATGTTTCCATTTCTATCCACGACCGGGTTCATCATCACGGTTGCCGTTGTTATTTATGCGAGCCGGATGCTTCGGATTGTACGCCAGTTTGAAAAAGGCCTGGTTGAAACGTTTGGTCAGTACAGTCGTACAACCGGGGCCGGGTTGCTCGTCATTTTCCCGCCCTTTCAGGCCCTGCGCCTCGTCGATATGCGTGAGCAGGTGATGGAAGTCCCACCGCAGGAGGTCATTACGAAGGATAATGC encodes:
- the lepB gene encoding signal peptidase I, translating into MEATLFWIGCGLGGYAYLLRKIFKKDSLMQQRVVVAGLHLFFLVVVGALAGFVLSASMEIHGPTPRFPVTGAVIGFLWAIVQLRRDTRKDGALGLLTGDLEWVETSFSAILLAAVIMYSVVQAFKIPSSSMEDTLLIGDHLFVNKFIYGIRIPFTDRRVLKLRDVRRGDIVVFEAPSTALQSREEREQHAHKDFIKRAIGLPGDEIRIKDKHVYINGQLQEESYAIYRDDSIWPNALKSMNADEYQREWASGEFSIFRRDQVGDTFGPVRVPPNCYFVMGDNRDGSFDSRFWGPMPNSNLKGKAWLVYWPIRRVKIIR
- a CDS encoding NfeD family protein gives rise to the protein MMTPSEIWLVVAVGCVVIEIIPPPTHFFFLGLALGALAASVAAYFSTMAWLPWTVFLVTSVVLIPTLIPLAKFLFTPRPHASNVDELINQKALVVEPVRPEAPGIVKIVGEDWRALSEQDSFEKGQWGQVIRVEGTHVIIRRIY